From the Babylonia areolata isolate BAREFJ2019XMU chromosome 33, ASM4173473v1, whole genome shotgun sequence genome, one window contains:
- the LOC143277142 gene encoding carbohydrate sulfotransferase 4-like has product MKICRGCSSFRDVMLWVKTMRVSACQVSVVTLFMVAAGTILYSEHLWLKNRRSLDEQQATARRAVATMTTEPPEPEPCVCTSAISAAVKKASGAKKSVIQNLVPLKDVPAKDKRQIIVLSYARSGSSFTADIVIQDPRTFFSFEPLYKVLLRYTGNDQLQSFDVLNSEKFAPKPNDKGQLVNPEPYPILGDPTYSNFTTEVLQIARYFLTCQFEYLKVDDLLNFMFLNRNNTIEFYKCIRSFPENEAYFPRYLGCVWQLKQLCLSKDIIVSKLIRFPAKLLRPLMEEFPNLKVLYLVRDPRGTLSSEMAILKSYEKTSVKEAAEQFCDMVNDDAENIRLLSESYPDRIKTIRYETIARDAVSAARKMYDFLQLSFTPTIEGYIRHITAAKKDGHNFSTLRKDSWLAANKWRSLITYKNVRSIDSACADVYDAVGFVKVPRETYLRDINTSLAARASDMDKFGEIGQ; this is encoded by the exons ATCTGTCGAGGCTGTTCGTCTTTTAGAGATGTGATGTTGTGG gTGAAGACGATGAGGGTCAGCGCGTGCCAGGTGTCGGTGGTGACGCTGTTCATGGTGGCGGCCGGGACGATCCTGTACAGCGAGCACCTGTGGCTGAAGAACAGGAGAT CACTGGACGAACAGCAAGCTACCGCCAGAAGAGCGGTGGCCACAATGACCACAGAGCCCCCGGAACCGGAACCTTGTGTGTGCACTTCCGCTATCTCTGCTGCCGTGAAAAAGGCTTCCGGGGCCAAGAAATCCGTCattc AAAACCTGGTGCCTCTCAAGGACGTCCCGGCCAAGGACAAGCGCCAGATCATCGTTCTGAGCTACGCCCGTAGCGGTTCGTCCTTCACGGCTGACATCGTCATCCAGGACCCTCGCACCTTCTTCAGTTTTGAGCCTCTCTACAAAGTGCTGCTTCGCTACACGGGCAATGACCAGCTGCAGTCCTTTGACGTCCTCaacag cgAAAAGTTCGCCCCCAAACCCAACGACAAGGGACAGCTGGTCAACCCGGAGCCCTACCCAATCCTGGGCGACCCTACCTACTCCAACTTCACCACGGAGGTTCTACAGATCGCTCGCTACTTCCTGACCTGTCAGTTCGAGTACCTGAAGGTGGACGACCTGCTCAACTTCATGTTCCTGAACCGGAACAACACTATCGAGTTCTACAAGTGCATCAGGAGCTTCCCAGAGAACGAGGCTTACTTCCCACGTTATCTGGGCTGTGTGTGGCAGCTGAAGCAGCTGTGTTTGAGCAAGGATATTATC GTGTCCAAACTGATCCGCTTCCCAGCCAAGCTGCTTCGCCCATTGATGGAGGAATTCCCAAACCTGAAGGTTCTCTACTTGGTTCGGGACCCCAGAGGGACATTGTCCTCAGAAATGGCCATTCTCAAATCGTACGAAAAGACATCGGTCAAAGAGGCGGCCGAGCAGTTCTGCGATATGGTCAATGATGATGCTGAGAACATCCGTCTTCTGTCCGAGAGCTATCCTGACCGtatcaag ACCATCCGCTACGAAACCATCGCCAGAGACGCTGTGTCTGCTGCCAGAAAGATGTACGACTTCCTACAACTCAGCTTCACTCCGACCATCGAAGGGTACATCCGTCACATTACCGCAGCTAAAAAGGACGGCCACAACTTCTCCACCCTCCGTAAAGACTCCTGGCTTGCCGCCAACAAGTGGAGATCCCTCATCACCTACAAGAACGTCCGTTCCATCGACAGCGCATGCGCGGACGTGTATGACGCTGTGGGCTTCGTCAAAGTCCCGCGAGAGACCTACCTGCGAGACATTAACACGTCGCTGGCCGCGCGTGCGTCTGACATGGATAAGTTCGGGGAAATCGGGCAGTAG